The window ACGCTAGTGGTGGACCTAGGTTCGTGATCATGAGAAGATTTGGAGCATCGGGAGCTTCGAAGGTAAGTGTTTTAGTGTAATTAGTGTAATTAGTGAGAAGatttagtgtaattagggtagtatttagcatgttaattaataaagtgtttAGTTGCTTATAGAGTAATTTCCGATCCTTACTTCTGCTGCGTTCGTATGCTATCCATCAtgtttaccattgtcaacatgatCATGTTGACAATGTTAAACGTTCGTTTTAATAATGgtaaaacaatcgtttagatcatgtcaaagtgatatttaaacaatcttgatattcttgaatatgagAAAGATAAAGTAGCTTCAAAGAATCTTGCCAAAAATGGTGAATAtgaaataagagatttaaaaagaagaataaatcgtattaaaatataaaaaagaaaatttagaagAGAAGCTGAAGGAATCTGgaagacaagataaataaatcgcaaaaaaaaaaaaatgacgaATCTTCTACAATATCAAggacaaatatgaaatttatgaaaatattttagtgACTTCACACTctctttgtttttgttataagagaagtaaatattttttggttttattacatttatgaaaattaaccttttaaTTGTCAATTTATGATAAAAGAACAACCATTAAAAAGTTATAGAATTTTCTAAATCAAAAACTATTTTTAACGATTTTTGAAAATAGTACACATGTTTCATCTAATATGAAATATTATATCAATTATCCTTGAATTAAGCGATtttgataaaataaattattactCTAATATATTTATACCTTGTATTCAAATGATATTAGTTTAATTGcattttatttatgatttagTTAGCAATCTTTTTCTAAAACAACAATcgtaaaaaatataatatttttctttgttcttttagTATAATATAACATTTGAGTTTGTACTATGATTTTATTGACTAAAACTCAATGCCATAGCATAGTCTAGGATGATGATATCCATTttcgaatttttttttaaataatgtagtttataaaaatattatcaaaAATAGGGCCAATcgaaaaaaattgtcaaaaatgggGTAGTGAAGTCGTGTACCCGGTACACGACTTCAACGAAATCGTGGGTCGCGTACACGATTTGGGATGGCGTCGTGAACGGGGGCCACGACAATTGACTGGAGTCGTGTACGCGGTACACGACTTCTGACTGTAGTCGTATACCACGTACACGTTTTCCGTACACGTGGCAGTCAACAGTCAGGTTGACTGCCAGTTTGTCGTCTAGCGGGGAAATCGTGTACGTGGTACACGATTTCTGTACGTGCAGACTGACAAATGGCAGTCAACAGTAACGTTGACTGCCAATTTGTCTGGTAGTGCGGAAGTCGTGTACACACGACTTCCTTCACGTGAACTTCCACGTGTCGTTCATGCAGGAAGTCGTGTCCCACTTACACGACTTCTCCGCCTataaacccccccccccccacccgatttcatttcttcatctttcatTCCATTCTCAACAAATTTCCCTCTcctctcttcctttttttcacTATCTTCCGAAACTTTGCTCCATTTTCCTCTTCTCCTTTACTCCTCAACTATCTTCTCTACCTTTCTTCTCCATCCAACTCCATCAAAGTGTGAGGTAagttttattatgttttatatatttatttattagttatatattatttttagatatttatatatttgtatttattagttatatattgattttaggttgttgtatatttttagaatattattggaataattattattaattatgtattgttattaggttgttatatatatatttttctttattagttgtatattatttttaggttgttatatattttaggaatattattgaaatagttatgtattgtttttagtttgttatatattaaatagttattattatgttgtttttatgttgttataataataataatagtaatatattaataataataataataataacaacaataattaaaatgataataataataacaataataataataataataattacagtagttgtagtaataataataatatatactaataataataatacttttcaataataataataataatataaataataataataataataataataataataataataatgtataataataatcataataataataataattataataattataattattattattacggtaatagtattaataataatattaataataaaaaaaaataataataataataatataataatgataataataataataataataataataataataataataatattaataatattaataataataataataataataataattacagtagttgtagtaataataataacatatactaataaaaataatacttttcaataataataataatataaataataacaataataataataatgtataataataatcataataataataattataataataattattattattattacggtaatagtattaataataatattaaaaaataataataataataataatactaataataataataataataataataataataaataataataataatatataataataataataataatgataataataataataataataataatgtataataataataataataataataataatgtataataataataataataataattacaatactaataataattacaataataataataataataaataataataataatatataataataataataataataataatagtaataataattattatgttgtttaataataataataataaaataattacaataataataataatagtaataataataataataataacaattacaataataataataagtataataataataataataataataataacaattacaatactaataataattacaataataataataataaataaataaataataagtaTAAGTATAAGTAtaagtataataataataataataataataataataataataataataataataataataataataataataataataattacaatacTAATtacaatactaataataataacaataacagtAATGGAAGGTCTGATGGAGTTATTCATATTGAACAGCTAATTAAATATGTCGTTGCGACCTGAAGATTTAGTTATTCTTGAACCTGGTAATCACGGAGATAGTGATATAGATGTAGAAATTGATGAACTATTTGGTAATgaagaaaatatggaagaagagagaatgaaaggaTCCCTTCTGAGATATTTACACAAATAGATTGGGATATTACGAATTCTGTTTGTGAACAAGGGTCTACGTTGGCAAATAGGGATGAATTTGTAGACACATCATGTTTAATTCAGAAGGGAATGTTATTTGACTGCAAGAAAGATCTTCAATTAGCCGTAAAAAAGTATTGTCACCCAACACTACGAAATTGTTGTAGTCGAATCGAACCAAAATATTTGGTCTGTTCGATGCAAACAATGGAGTAATGGTTGCAACTGGAGGTTATGTGGAAGTAGGCGTAAAAGCCACGGATTGTTTGAGATCAGTCGACTGGAAGGAGAGCACTCATGTCTGTACTCAAACCTAACACAAGATCACTCACAACTAGATTCTAATTTTATGAGTATTGAAATTCAAAACATAGTCAGAGCTGATCCTAGTGTTACTGTGTCTGTGCTCATGGAAATGATAAAACAACAGTATGGTTACACGGTTAAATACAGACGGGTGTGGCAAGCGAAGAGGAAAGCTTTGGTTGCTGTTTTTGGTGATTGGGACAAATCGTACAATGAGCTCCCGTACTGGTTGAGTGCCGTTGTACATTATAATCCAGGAACTCGAGTTGATTGGTTTTTTCTTCCATCTGATGTACCTGGGACAACCATATTTGGACGCGTTTTCTAGGCATTTGGTCCTGCAATAGAAGGGTTCAAATATTGTAGGCCATTAATTCAAATCGACGGAACCCATTTGTATGGAAAGTATAAAGGCAAAATGTTAACTGCCCTATCTATCGATGCAAATGGTCATATATTTCCTCTTGCATTTGCTATTGTGGAAGGGGAAAACGCGTCCAGTTGGTCATGGTTTCTTTATGCATTGCGCCAGTACGTTACTGATCGAGATGACATTTGCTTGATCTCCGACAGGCATAGGGGCATTCTTTCTGCCATTAATAATGAGGAGATAGGTTGGAGTGAACTACGAGTATTCCATCGATATTGTCTTCGTCATGTTGCTAGCAACttcaataataaatacaaatcGAAGCAACTAAAAGATTTGGTGTTTAGGGCAGGTAATCAACACCAAAGGCGCTAATTTATAAGAAAcatgaaagaaataaaacaacTGAACCCAGAGTGTCTTGAATTCTTTGAAGATATTGATCTACAAAAATGGACACAGTCTCACGATAATGGGTATCGATATGGGTGGATGACAAGCAACGCAGCTGAATGTATGAATGGGGTATTTAAAGGAGCTCGTATGTTACCCATGACATCTTTGGTTAGATTAATATTTTATCGCACAATTCTATATTTTGAACGCCGAAGAGCTGAGATAAGTGAAGCAGTTGACCGTGGCGAAGTTTATACAGAATATGCGGTGAAAAAGCTAAAAAGATGGGAAACACGGGCTTCTGCACATTCAGTGACATCCATTGATAGAGAAACCCAGACGTTTGAGGTTCACACGGGTATGAGTATGATTTCTCCATATAAAGGCCAGCACACACAGGTAGTGAGTTTGATGGAAGGGACCTGTTCGTGCAACAAGTGGCAATCTTTTAAGATACCATGCTCCCATGTAATTGCAGTTTGTAATTACATGCACTTGACGTATGCAGCATACATTGATGAATGCTACTTGTTGTCGAACTTCAAACAATGTTATGCCGGTCGATTCCATCCAATCCAACACCCAGATTATTGGCCTGAGTTGTCATTCACCAAAGTTCGCCCAAATGCAGACTTACTTAAAGGACCCGGTCGACCGAGAACAACAAGGATCCATAATGAAATGGATTGGAAAGAGTCTGGTCAATCACTCAGATGCACTATCTGTAAAGTCGAAGAACACAACAGACGTACCTGTCCTCAACgtgcatcttcttcttcaagacaCTAATTTTAGGATGTATTATAGGATTTTATGATGTAATTGTTTGATGATGCAATTGTTTGATGTAAATGCTTCTATGTAATTTCAGAAAGCTTTAATGAACTACTTctgtatttttatatatacatttgggTATACTTTCATAATAAATGTAAATTAGGGTTTAATGTATACTTTTGTTTTACTGCAATTACATAATGGTCTTGCTTTTCTTCTTCGTGTAATTAATgacattattttttatattatttgcaGAATGGATCCTGGTCCAGTTGATGATAGCCATCTATATCTACAGGCGACCCATAGATCACAGAGCATATGGGATACCTCCTCCACCGTCGTGTTGAGTTGTCGGAGGATAGAGGCAACGTCTCAGCACACCATCCCCTTCGACCAGCGTATTGCACCCTACTTAGAGGCTGCTGGATTCCTCGGGGTTTCCCAGGTTGGGTTCATGCAGTTAGATTGGCATTTAATTACTGCATTGGTCAAGCGTTGGAGACCAGAGATCCACACATTTCATATGCCATGTGGGGAGTGCACGATCACCCTGCAGGATGTTGTAGTACAGTTGGGGTTGCCAGTGGATGGGGAGCCTCTAACAGGATCATTAAGGTATAATTGGATGCTTATCTGCAATGATTACTTGGGAGTCGTACCGCCTGACATGAAAGGTCAGCGACTGAGTCTTCCGTGGTTGGTAGAACAGTTCGAAGAATTGCCACCAGATGCTGATATTGTGAGCGTTCAGAGATATGCTCGTGCCTACATCATGCAGTTGATTGGGGGCTTTCTTTTCGCTGATAAGTCAAACACCCTGGTCCACTGTATGTTTCTTCAATTCTTATTTGATTTTGACCAGGCTGGTACGTATGCGTGGGGTGCTGCGACTCTCGCATGGTTATATAGGGAACTCTGTCGAGCGAGTAATGCACAGTCCTTAGAGATCGCTGGCCCATTGATGTTGCTACAAGTATGGGCATACGACAAATTCTCCATTATAGCTCCACAGAGAACGTTGCAGCATTCAGATGGTCGACCTTTGAGTTTCAGgtactatttaatatatatgttgtttttttaatagaatttgcactatctataatttattaattgtttatttCACAAATTAGATGGAGCGGTGTTCAAGCTGCATCTGAACAGTCAGGGAATATGTTGCTCATATATCGATGGACATTTGATCGGCTTAGTCGGTCTCAGGTTAAATATTAACCAAATGttctataattttatttttttgttgactACTGACGTTTGTTTTTTGAATAGATTAATTGGACACCATACACGCCCGACATTATGGCATCGCTTCCTGTTAGATGTCAGAGTGGTCAAGCGGTTTGGACTTACGTGGGTCCATTGATTTGTTTCCATCTGGTCGAGAAACATCAACCAGATCGCGTATTGCGACAATTTAATATGTTGCAAACGCCACCAGCGATTAGCTACACAGATCAGAGGTTGCATCAAATAGATTTAAGGGGTAAACATGATCAAGATTGGCGTCGGATTCATGCGGAACATATCGGAGTGTGGAATTCGCGATATGATTTTCGGGTTGAAGCACCCACTACAAGCGAACCGACGATATCAGAGAACTATTTTGTTTGGTATAGGTCGATTACCAGACGCTTTATCACCCAAGAGGGCGCTTTCTATCATTGCATGGTAAGGATTTAATATGCTTTGTTTTATAcatttaatcaaaataaaacaataatttggTTTGTATTACTTGCAATCTTTCAGTATGATTTTGTTGACGAAGTACAAACTTTCTCTGTGGAACACGATATAGAAGCTTTAGGGCAAATATGTGATAGAACCACAGAGCGCGTAGATCACATTATTCAACAGACTCGACGACTTACTGTTGCTGACACAGATCGTAGACGCATGCGACGTAGACGACGACGGCAAGGCGATGATGTCGTAGAGGGTGATGAGGATAATTAaaagtttgtaaattaattttgaattcttgttaatttcaattaaaaatgtataagacattgttaattaattttttaaatgtctaaccttTTTAAAAGTATGATAGTTTTTTACTAAGAAATTTGACTATAAACTCTTGAAAACTTACACATTTAGTACACAAACAATTTATCTCGATTCAATTGAAATTTAGAACATATCGTTTACACCgaaattatattaaaatcttCATAAAGGAAACTAACACAAGTATTTGCTAAACATAATTTGAGTTGTCATCCAATAataattctaattctaattctaattctaattctaataataataataatattgataaaaataataataacataataatactaataataataataataacaataataataataataacaataataataataataataataataataataataatatatactaataatgataataataataataataacaacactaaacataataatagtaataataataataataatactaataataataataataataataacaacataatattaaattaaaacaaagaaGTCGTGTACCAAACAAAGAAGTCGTGTACCTGGTACACGACTTCTTGCCACGTTGGACGGTCAACAAGTCCAAGCTGATGTGGAAGTCCAACCCTGTACACGACTTCCATGCAAGTCGTGTATGAGGTACACGAATTCATAGTAAATCGTGTACCTCATACACGATTTCCTTCCAAATTTCCAGATTCactctatttttgacaatattttGCCCCATCACCctatttttgcaatttcttttcacctcaccctatttttgtcaataatttaaaaaaaaaaaccatatttcttaaaataaccctccattttcaactttaaattttcatttattttatcaTTAAAGTTATACATGTTGTTCCGTGATATTTTAGTTATGTCcgaatattatatatatatatatatatatatatatatatatatatatatatatatatatatataatgaagaAATGGAAGGAGTCAGTTTCGTTATTTTGCCATATGTATTACTACGAACCTAAACAACCGCCAAGCCACAACACAACTCTCAAGGCGTTCTTCCTTCTTATTTtctcctttctctctcttaGAATTTGAATTGGCAAATCTCTCAGGTGAATCAAACAGAAGAATCATGGCGGTACGTgttcaacttttttttctttttctgttcaTTACCCTCTCAATCTGTTTAATTTCTTGCGATTTTATTGATCTGATGCGTTGGTTCTACTTGTTATCAATATCAATTATGATTTAAGAATCAATCGCTATTTTCACTTTTTTCCCGTAATTTCTTATGAGCTGATGCGTGAATTCGTATTGAGGAGATGGAGATTGCGTTTTTTCGGTGTCTTAATGGCACAAGACTGGAAAGTAAAGTTTCGAACGATAAAGGAGGAAGTTATGATGCGCCGAAACGAGAACTGTTGAAATTCGGCTTTGATTTAggttaaatttttttgttgaattgtaaagtttttttttttttttttttttttttgttgttgtttatgGTGGTTACAGACGAGGACGGTGAGAGTTACCAATGTCTCCTTGAGCGCGACAGAGAAAGATTTGAGagactttttttccttttccggTGAAATTGAATTTGTCGAAATGAGAAAGTAAGTATGATTTTGGCTGTTTTTTTTTATGTCGAtgagtgattttttttttgggcATTTTCATTTACTTTATATGTTGTTTTCTTATAGTGACAATGAGCGATCTCAACTTGCATTTGTTACCTTTAAGGATCCAAAAGGGGCAGAGACGTCGATTCTACTCTCGGTTGATACAATTCTCTATCTTTTCTTCCTCTATTTTGATTATCCTTCTTGATCTCCAGATCTTCTGAATgattttatttgattatttgCCATTTTAATGTGcttatttatttaaactttCATTAGAAATTGATTCCTGAAAAGTAAGTAATTTATTCTGTTATGAAAAGTGGCTATACGGGGATGTTacgttttgaaaattaaatagaaCACAGTTTTATTCTTACGAGGAAGATGAGTTTTAACAAGTTTTTCATACATTTATTTCTTTAAGATTTAGATGGAGAAGCTGTTCAATATAGTTGTCATGCATTTTTATGTATAACTCTTGATTCATAGTTATTATCATTTTAGTTTCATTCTCAAACGTCTGAACAAtggaaaaattatttttctatccCTCATGTTAAACAACTTCTTTGCTACCACCACATGTGAAAGAGGCATCTTCCTTTCAtatcaattttcctttttctactaatATTTACATCTGTCTCTTCTTCAAAACGGAGAGCTAAGAAATTTATGTTATCTGCTTCTTCTTGTTTCATCTGTTATCTTGCCTTTGCCTAATTAAACGGTCTTGCATCTCTAAGGGAGCTACAATTGTCGATCAGCCAGTAAGCATTTCTTCGGCTCCAGATTACAACCTTCCTGCAGTTGATGCCAGTGCCCCTGTAGCTGTACCCGTGTCTACTCCTGTATTTTCTTCAATCTTACCATCAACAATATATTTTCAATCTTGTTAGTAATGCGATTCCTAACATGAATGAATAAACATGTTTCACCAGGCTATAGACAACACAACCtctactactactactgctGGATCTGCAATCCAAAAGACAGAGGATGTTGTCAGCAGCATGCTAGCCAAAGGCTTCACTTTGGGCAAAGATGCCCTTAATAAGGCGAAGTCTTTCGACGAAAGGCACCAATTGACTTC is drawn from Cucumis melo cultivar AY chromosome 11, USDA_Cmelo_AY_1.0, whole genome shotgun sequence and contains these coding sequences:
- the LOC103498392 gene encoding binding partner of ACD11 1-like isoform X2, coding for MRNDNERSQLAFVTFKDPKGAETSILLSGATIVDQPVSISSAPDYNLPAVDASAPVAVPVSTPAIDNTTSTTTTAGSAIQKTEDVVSSMLAKGFTLGKDALNKAKSFDERHQLTSTASSKVASLDQKIGLSEKISVGTTVVNEKVREMDEKFQVSEKTKAAVSNAGSALMANRYVLTGASWVSQTFQRVAKAAVDVSQKTKEKVLAEEDQGKHVGNSS
- the LOC103498392 gene encoding binding partner of ACD11 1-like isoform X1; its protein translation is MATRTVRVTNVSLSATEKDLRDFFSFSGEIEFVEMRNDNERSQLAFVTFKDPKGAETSILLSGATIVDQPVSISSAPDYNLPAVDASAPVAVPVSTPAIDNTTSTTTTAGSAIQKTEDVVSSMLAKGFTLGKDALNKAKSFDERHQLTSTASSKVASLDQKIGLSEKISVGTTVVNEKVREMDEKFQVSEKTKAAVSNAGSALMANRYVLTGASWVSQTFQRVAKAAVDVSQKTKEKVLAEEDQGKHVGNSS